From the genome of Pseudomonas yamanorum, one region includes:
- a CDS encoding LysR family transcriptional regulator yields MNRNDLRRVDMNLLVIFEALMFEKNLTRVAEKLFMGQPAVSAALGRLRDLFDDPLLLRNGRGMEPTPRAVAILKELQPAMDIISGAVSRAKDFDPSTSCAVFRIGLSDDAEFGLFPPLLSQLREEAPGIIVVVRRANYLLMSALLASGEISVGVSYTTELPANAKRKKLRDIPCKVLRGDDRPEPLTLDDYCSRPHAMVSFSGDLSGNIDLDLARVGRARRVVLAVPQFSGLRDLLAGSEMIATVPDYAACALTQGSGLRAEDPPFAIDAAELSMVWSGVHDNDPAERWLRSRIGEHMSRTL; encoded by the coding sequence ATGAATCGCAACGACTTGCGCCGCGTCGACATGAACCTGCTGGTGATTTTCGAGGCCCTGATGTTCGAAAAGAACCTGACCCGGGTTGCCGAAAAACTCTTCATGGGCCAGCCAGCGGTCAGTGCGGCCCTGGGCCGGTTGCGCGACCTGTTCGATGACCCGCTGCTGTTGCGCAATGGTCGCGGTATGGAACCCACGCCACGGGCCGTGGCGATCCTCAAGGAGTTGCAACCGGCCATGGACATCATTTCCGGCGCCGTGAGCCGCGCCAAGGATTTCGACCCTTCCACCAGTTGCGCGGTGTTTCGCATCGGGCTGTCGGATGACGCCGAGTTTGGATTATTCCCGCCGTTGCTCAGCCAACTGCGGGAAGAGGCGCCCGGGATCATCGTGGTGGTGCGGCGTGCGAACTACTTGTTGATGTCGGCGTTGTTGGCCAGTGGCGAGATTTCCGTGGGGGTCAGCTACACCACCGAGCTGCCAGCGAATGCCAAGCGCAAGAAGCTGCGGGATATTCCGTGCAAGGTCCTGCGGGGGGATGACCGGCCGGAGCCGTTGACCCTCGACGACTACTGTTCACGGCCCCATGCCATGGTTTCGTTTTCCGGTGACTTGAGCGGCAACATTGACTTGGACCTGGCGCGGGTTGGCCGGGCGCGGCGGGTGGTGTTGGCGGTGCCGCAATTCAGTGGGTTGCGGGACCTGTTGGCCGGCAGCGAAATGATTGCGACGGTGCCCGATTATGCCGCCTGCGCGTTGACCCAAGGCAGCGGGTTGCGGGCCGAGGACCCACCGTTCGCCATCGATGCGGCAGAGCTGTCGATGGTGTGGAGCGGGGTGCACGACAACGATCCGGCGGAGCGCTGGTTGCGATCGCGGATTGGCGAACACATGTCCCGGACGCTTTAA
- a CDS encoding helix-turn-helix domain-containing protein has translation MARLEQIAPAPHPRAPATGGLCPRRERMVKQLILANLGDSLEVAELARACALSRSHFSRAFKCSTGLSPQEWIRQQRIQRAKELIIHSALSLTQISQECGFCDQAHFCHIFSRSEGVNPMTWRNHQLRVIAA, from the coding sequence ATGGCCCGACTTGAGCAAATCGCACCTGCACCGCACCCCCGAGCCCCTGCCACCGGCGGCCTGTGCCCCCGCCGCGAACGCATGGTCAAGCAGTTGATCCTGGCCAACCTCGGGGACAGTCTGGAAGTCGCCGAACTGGCACGGGCCTGCGCCCTGTCCCGCAGCCATTTTTCCCGCGCGTTTAAATGCAGTACCGGCCTCTCTCCCCAGGAATGGATTCGCCAACAACGCATCCAGCGGGCCAAGGAGCTGATCATCCACTCCGCCTTGAGCCTGACCCAAATCAGCCAGGAATGCGGATTTTGCGACCAGGCGCACTTCTGCCACATATTCAGCCGCAGCGAAGGCGTAAACCCGATGACCTGGCGTAACCACCAACTTCGCGTGATCGCCGCCTAG
- a CDS encoding ATP-binding protein, with translation MSNPSDQAMHFGPYRIHPRQRAVLEGGRPLRLGRRAVDILLILLEHAGQVVSKQELIARVWPRTVVEDGNLRVHMAALRKALGDGQAGQRYIVTVAQRGYSFVAPLSIEPTALEGDSLGPHPGHNLPLRRTRMLGRQALIESLVQQLPQHRFITLTGAGGIGKTTVALRVAELLIGRYRDGIRLLDLAPLNQPSMILPNLAALLELTLPSHEPLCGLASLLRERQMLLVIDNCEHLLDDIALISETLLRNAPQLHILTTSREALRAEGEFVQRLEPLACPPATGDRAEAMAYPALQLLVERALSRWDGFELSDAELPLAIDICRRLDGIPLAIELVAAQIKRFGLPGLLVQMEDNFRLLTRGRRSALPRHQTLRATLEWSFDLLTASEQVCLRRLAVFRGVFTLESAAAVIGGEHIAPTEVLGSITQLVAKSLLNVEVGDEAVTYRLLDITRTYALEKLSAACELEASRERHAARCLTLMNQAQADWEHVSTQQWLDRYAAYREDVRAALDWGLSQAGSPLLAIRLTVSAMPLWQELSLLTEHGLYVGKALALLQQSTSPCAHLHLQLQLALGSFSYHTQGATPQTIDAFERARQLAEISQDVAGQLRAVSGHLAVNLCSGNYQQALRQSLHFDHLDPNAPPLLGLSAQRLRVLAQHFAGNQALARHNAEQVMQRMAQSGHRNRFTHGFGVQYDQSVASLTVLARILWLQGFPERAWRTARQALELALQINHGTSICYTLALAGVVIAHYNGDDRAARSMLELLSQQAQKHSVLLFDTWARHYTLALDGVVHEENVEGLGLIKDIVVTLHTRDMDEACFERARRGDAGWCTAEILRVRAESLLHRADPPPTQVAESLLLEALGLAHQQGALAWELRSALSLARLWQREGRHAAARDLLQTVHGRFTEGFSTPDLVSVRRLLDELHHKVPA, from the coding sequence ATGAGCAACCCCAGCGACCAGGCCATGCATTTCGGCCCCTACCGGATCCACCCGCGCCAGCGCGCGGTGCTGGAGGGTGGCCGACCGTTGCGCCTGGGCCGCCGGGCGGTGGATATCCTGCTGATTTTGCTCGAGCACGCCGGCCAGGTGGTGAGCAAGCAGGAGTTGATCGCCCGGGTCTGGCCCAGGACCGTGGTGGAGGATGGCAACCTGCGGGTGCACATGGCGGCCCTGCGCAAGGCCTTGGGCGATGGCCAGGCCGGACAGCGCTATATCGTCACCGTGGCCCAGCGTGGCTACAGTTTTGTTGCGCCCCTGAGCATCGAGCCCACGGCGTTGGAAGGCGACAGCTTAGGGCCCCATCCAGGGCACAACCTGCCGCTGCGACGCACCCGAATGCTGGGACGCCAGGCCCTGATCGAAAGCCTGGTGCAGCAGTTGCCTCAACACCGCTTCATCACCCTCACGGGGGCCGGCGGTATCGGCAAGACCACCGTCGCCTTGCGGGTGGCCGAACTGCTGATCGGCCGTTACCGCGACGGCATCCGCCTGCTGGACTTGGCCCCCCTGAACCAACCCTCGATGATCCTGCCCAACCTGGCGGCCCTGTTGGAACTCACGCTACCGAGCCACGAGCCCTTGTGCGGCCTCGCCAGCCTGCTGCGCGAGCGCCAGATGTTGTTGGTGATCGACAACTGCGAGCACCTGCTCGACGATATTGCGCTGATCAGCGAAACCCTGCTGCGCAATGCCCCCCAGCTGCACATCCTGACCACCAGCCGCGAAGCGCTGCGCGCCGAAGGCGAGTTCGTGCAACGCCTGGAGCCTCTGGCGTGCCCACCGGCCACGGGCGACCGCGCCGAAGCGATGGCGTACCCCGCGCTGCAATTGCTGGTGGAACGGGCGTTGTCGCGCTGGGACGGCTTTGAACTGAGTGACGCCGAGCTGCCCCTGGCCATCGACATCTGCCGACGCCTGGACGGCATTCCCCTGGCAATCGAGCTGGTGGCGGCGCAAATCAAACGCTTTGGCCTGCCGGGCTTGCTGGTGCAGATGGAGGATAACTTTCGCCTGTTGACCCGCGGCCGGCGCAGCGCCCTGCCCCGGCACCAGACCCTGCGCGCCACCCTGGAGTGGAGCTTCGATCTGCTGACCGCCAGCGAGCAGGTCTGCCTGCGTCGCCTGGCGGTGTTCCGGGGTGTTTTCACCCTGGAATCGGCGGCGGCAGTGATCGGCGGTGAACACATTGCGCCCACCGAGGTGCTGGGTTCGATCACGCAGTTGGTAGCCAAGTCCCTGCTCAACGTTGAGGTAGGCGATGAAGCGGTAACCTATCGACTGCTGGACATCACCCGTACCTATGCCCTGGAGAAACTCAGCGCCGCCTGTGAGCTGGAGGCCAGTCGTGAGCGCCACGCCGCCCGGTGCCTGACGCTGATGAATCAAGCGCAAGCCGACTGGGAACACGTGTCCACCCAACAGTGGCTCGACCGTTATGCCGCCTACCGCGAAGACGTGCGTGCCGCCCTCGACTGGGGCTTGAGCCAGGCAGGCTCGCCGCTGCTGGCCATCCGCTTGACGGTCAGCGCGATGCCGCTGTGGCAGGAGCTGTCGCTGCTCACCGAGCACGGTTTGTATGTGGGCAAGGCCCTGGCCCTGCTCCAGCAATCAACCTCGCCCTGCGCGCACTTGCACCTGCAACTGCAGTTGGCCCTGGGCAGTTTTTCCTATCACACCCAGGGCGCAACCCCACAGACCATCGATGCCTTTGAGCGCGCCAGGCAACTGGCAGAAATCAGCCAGGATGTCGCCGGCCAGCTCAGGGCCGTGTCCGGCCACCTGGCGGTCAACCTGTGCAGCGGCAACTACCAGCAGGCCCTGCGTCAAAGCCTGCACTTCGATCACCTGGACCCCAACGCCCCACCGCTGCTGGGTTTGAGCGCACAGCGCCTGCGGGTACTGGCGCAACATTTTGCCGGCAACCAGGCCCTGGCACGGCACAACGCTGAACAGGTGATGCAGCGCATGGCGCAGAGCGGCCACCGCAATCGGTTTACCCATGGGTTTGGCGTGCAATACGACCAGAGCGTGGCGTCGCTGACGGTGCTGGCGCGCATCCTCTGGCTCCAGGGTTTCCCGGAGCGCGCCTGGCGCACCGCCCGCCAGGCGCTGGAGCTGGCGCTGCAAATCAATCACGGCACCTCGATCTGCTACACCCTGGCCCTCGCGGGTGTCGTCATCGCTCACTACAACGGTGACGACCGAGCGGCGAGATCGATGCTGGAGCTGCTGTCACAGCAGGCGCAGAAGCACTCGGTGCTGCTGTTCGACACCTGGGCCAGGCATTACACCCTGGCGCTGGACGGCGTGGTACACGAAGAGAACGTCGAAGGCCTGGGCCTGATCAAGGACATCGTTGTGACCCTGCACACAAGGGACATGGATGAGGCCTGCTTCGAACGGGCCCGGCGCGGCGATGCGGGGTGGTGCACCGCAGAAATCCTGCGGGTGCGCGCCGAATCCCTGCTGCACCGGGCCGACCCGCCCCCGACGCAGGTGGCTGAAAGCCTGTTGCTGGAAGCGCTGGGGCTGGCTCATCAGCAGGGCGCCTTGGCCTGGGAACTGCGAAGCGCGCTGTCACTGGCCCGCCTATGGCAACGCGAGGGCCGGCACGCCGCCGCGCGCGACCTGTTGCAAACCGTCCACGGGCGCTTTACCGAAGGGTTTTCCACGCCGGACCTAGTGAGCGTGCGCCGCCTGCTCGACGAACTGCACCACAAAGTGCCGGCCTGA
- a CDS encoding ATP-binding protein, protein MEKDAQAPKNGCFSALTSMNSLHTIEPECAVRFGPFTFYPQQRLVCAEGRPLPLGGRALDILAVLVEQAGQFVSKAVLIARVWPSSVVEENNLRVHIAALRRALADGEGRRCYIINVPQRGYCFVATPPMQAEAAQPLPEHNLPARLVPVLGLEPLARALARRLPGQTLMTLTGGAGIGKTTLALYLAAQVLPRYRDGVWLVPLAGISQLSGVLRQLGKALGIEVEAGATLQGVCRQLASRQLLLVLDGCEQAVAACRNLVSALQEMAPRVTLLLSSREALHMPGEWVQRVPAMAVPSLSALASVEQALAYPAVQLFVSRAQACQQGFDLRRQDLAPLRDICRRLDGIPLALELAAAQVDALGIKGLQVQLANGLLVLTRGRRTAVGRHQSMNAALDWTYDRLSLPERWLFLQLGLFKMAVTLPRLSALIAGTELEHADLPYLLARLVDTSLLTVEPGPGPRRYRLLNSVRAYALARLGDGAQVRLLQQGYGHYLGPFSGRHFVVQFVEQAAHAH, encoded by the coding sequence ATGGAAAAGGATGCGCAGGCGCCCAAGAACGGGTGTTTCAGCGCTTTGACGAGCATGAACAGTCTTCATACGATTGAACCGGAATGCGCAGTGCGCTTCGGACCCTTCACGTTCTACCCCCAGCAGCGCCTGGTGTGCGCAGAGGGCCGGCCGCTGCCGCTGGGCGGGCGTGCGCTGGACATTCTCGCGGTGCTAGTGGAGCAGGCGGGGCAGTTTGTCAGCAAGGCGGTCCTGATCGCACGGGTGTGGCCCAGCAGCGTGGTGGAGGAGAACAACCTGCGGGTGCACATCGCGGCCCTGCGCCGTGCCTTGGCCGATGGCGAGGGCCGGCGGTGCTACATCATCAACGTGCCGCAGCGCGGTTATTGTTTTGTCGCGACGCCACCCATGCAGGCAGAAGCTGCACAGCCCTTACCTGAACATAACCTGCCAGCACGCCTGGTGCCGGTGCTCGGCCTGGAGCCGCTGGCGCGCGCCCTTGCCCGGCGATTGCCGGGGCAAACGCTGATGACGCTCACCGGGGGCGCCGGCATCGGCAAAACCACCCTGGCGCTGTACCTGGCCGCACAGGTTCTGCCGCGCTATCGCGACGGCGTGTGGTTGGTGCCGCTGGCCGGGATCAGCCAGTTATCCGGCGTGCTCCGTCAGTTGGGCAAGGCGCTCGGGATTGAGGTTGAAGCGGGTGCTACGTTGCAAGGCGTTTGCCGGCAACTGGCGTCGCGGCAATTATTGTTGGTGCTTGATGGGTGCGAACAGGCGGTGGCGGCGTGTCGCAACCTGGTGTCCGCCCTGCAGGAAATGGCGCCCCGGGTGACGCTGTTGTTGAGCAGCCGCGAAGCGTTGCATATGCCCGGCGAATGGGTTCAGCGCGTGCCTGCGATGGCGGTGCCGTCGCTGTCGGCATTGGCTTCTGTCGAGCAAGCGCTGGCTTATCCCGCGGTGCAGCTTTTTGTCAGCCGGGCCCAGGCCTGCCAGCAGGGCTTTGACTTGCGCAGGCAAGACCTGGCACCCCTGCGGGATATCTGCCGGCGCCTCGACGGCATCCCGCTGGCCCTGGAGCTGGCAGCGGCCCAGGTCGATGCCCTGGGCATCAAGGGCTTGCAGGTACAGTTGGCGAACGGCTTGCTGGTGCTGACTCGCGGGCGGCGAACAGCGGTAGGGCGGCATCAATCCATGAACGCGGCGCTGGACTGGACCTACGATCGCTTGAGCCTGCCGGAGCGCTGGCTGTTCCTCCAGTTAGGCTTGTTCAAGATGGCGGTGACTTTGCCGAGACTGAGCGCGCTGATTGCCGGTACTGAACTGGAACACGCCGACTTGCCCTATCTGCTGGCACGGTTGGTGGACACGTCGCTGCTAACCGTCGAACCCGGTCCCGGCCCCCGGCGTTATCGCCTGCTCAATAGCGTACGTGCCTATGCGCTGGCCCGCCTGGGTGACGGGGCACAGGTGAGGTTGTTGCAGCAAGGCTACGGGCATTATCTTGGGCCGTTTTCAGGCCGGCACTTTGTGGTGCAGTTCGTCGAGCAGGCGGCGCACGCTCACTAG
- a CDS encoding GlxA family transcriptional regulator, which produces MKTVAMALFPDFLLLDMAGPLEVFSIANRYLEPPAHYQILTIGTEPGPLRASNGVVVHPDLQLDEALEAYDLLLVPGGPGAYKECHPALLPWLKAAAPRARRFGSICTGAFVLGYAGLLDGQHVTTHWHYTERLIRAFPKAIVETDRIYLQDGRLITSGGVTAGIDLALSIVAQDHGKQVAVDVAKVLLVVMKRQGGQAQFSPMTAAVAPQETAITRVQTQVLERLDQAFTIESMAQLAGMSTRHFARVFAKEVQMTPMAFLQGARIDRARHLLESTDLPLKTVAFHAGFGSVRHMRSLFSEKLGLNPTQYRQQFS; this is translated from the coding sequence ATGAAAACCGTGGCCATGGCGCTGTTTCCTGATTTCCTTCTGCTCGATATGGCCGGGCCGCTGGAGGTGTTCTCCATTGCCAATCGCTACCTTGAACCGCCAGCCCATTATCAGATCCTGACCATCGGTACCGAGCCCGGGCCACTGCGAGCCTCCAATGGCGTGGTGGTACACCCCGACCTGCAGCTGGACGAGGCCCTTGAGGCGTATGACTTGCTGTTGGTCCCCGGTGGCCCTGGCGCCTACAAAGAATGCCATCCCGCCCTGTTGCCCTGGCTCAAGGCCGCTGCGCCCCGCGCCCGACGATTCGGCTCCATCTGCACCGGCGCCTTTGTGCTGGGGTATGCGGGCTTGCTGGACGGCCAGCACGTGACCACCCACTGGCATTACACCGAACGGCTGATCAGGGCCTTTCCCAAGGCCATCGTTGAGACCGACCGTATCTACCTGCAGGACGGCCGGCTAATCACCTCGGGCGGCGTGACGGCGGGCATCGACCTGGCGCTGTCCATCGTGGCCCAGGACCACGGCAAGCAGGTGGCTGTCGACGTGGCCAAAGTGTTGTTGGTGGTCATGAAACGCCAGGGTGGCCAGGCCCAGTTCAGCCCGATGACCGCAGCGGTGGCCCCTCAGGAAACCGCGATTACCCGGGTGCAGACCCAGGTGCTGGAGCGACTGGACCAGGCCTTTACCATCGAGTCCATGGCGCAATTGGCGGGTATGAGCACACGGCACTTTGCGCGGGTGTTCGCCAAGGAAGTGCAGATGACCCCGATGGCGTTCCTGCAAGGTGCGCGCATCGATCGTGCCCGGCACTTGCTGGAAAGCACCGACCTGCCGCTCAAGACCGTAGCGTTTCACGCGGGGTTTGGCAGCGTGCGGCATATGCGGTCTCTGTTCAGTGAAAAACTCGGCTTGAACCCGACCCAATACCGCCAGCAATTCAGCTGA
- a CDS encoding pirin family protein, whose product MLTLRKASERGAANHGWLKSFHTFSFANYWNPKEQGFSDLLVINDDRVAAGKGFGQHPHRDMEIFSYVLEGALEHKDTLGTGSVIRPGDVQLMSAGSGVAHSEFNHSHTQGVHFLQIWIVPAVAGAEPRYQQEHFTEAQKRGRLQLIISPEGTDGSLGVRQDARVYAGLFNGFETASLPLAPERYAYIHVARGSVEVNGQRLHEGDGARVREEREIHLSHGENAEVLVFDLRPQELPEMP is encoded by the coding sequence ATGCTGACCCTTCGCAAAGCCTCGGAACGCGGCGCCGCCAATCACGGTTGGTTGAAGTCGTTCCACACCTTCTCGTTTGCCAACTACTGGAATCCCAAAGAACAGGGTTTTTCCGACCTGCTGGTGATCAACGATGACCGAGTTGCCGCCGGCAAGGGCTTCGGCCAACACCCGCACCGCGACATGGAGATTTTTTCCTATGTGCTCGAAGGCGCCCTGGAACACAAGGACACCCTGGGCACCGGTTCGGTGATTCGCCCCGGCGATGTGCAACTGATGAGCGCCGGCAGCGGCGTGGCCCACAGCGAGTTCAACCACAGCCATACCCAGGGCGTGCACTTCCTGCAAATCTGGATCGTGCCGGCGGTGGCGGGCGCCGAACCGCGCTATCAGCAGGAGCACTTCACCGAGGCGCAGAAACGCGGCCGGTTGCAGTTGATCATCTCGCCGGAAGGCACCGACGGCTCCCTCGGCGTGCGCCAGGATGCGCGGGTGTATGCCGGGCTGTTCAACGGCTTTGAAACCGCCAGCCTGCCACTGGCTCCGGAACGCTATGCCTACATCCATGTGGCGCGGGGCAGCGTTGAAGTCAACGGCCAACGCTTGCACGAAGGCGACGGTGCCCGAGTGCGCGAAGAGCGGGAGATTCACCTGAGCCATGGCGAGAATGCCGAGGTGCTGGTGTTCGACCTGCGCCCTCAGGAACTGCCTGAAATGCCGTGA
- a CDS encoding quinone oxidoreductase family protein, whose translation MKALTLETYGGPEVVQLRLDVPKPPVTPGHVLIKVACAGINFMDVHTRQGKYATSVTYPVRLPCILGMEGAGVVVAVGEGVSHLAPGDRVAWCIAWGAFAEYASVPAERVAQIPNAIGFDQAAAAMFQGCTAHYLIEEVARLQAGNRCLIHAASGSIGQLLVQMAHRLGATVFTTGSSVEKCAIALERGADHAWLYDGFAERVLEATQGQGVDVVFDSVGKATLRESFKACRTRGLIVNYGNVSGSITDLDPMELGEAGSLFLTRPRLNDHMADGPTVQRRANAVFAAMLEGSLTVDIEGHYALEDVQQVHARIEARQQIGKAVVWLDRELQ comes from the coding sequence ATGAAAGCCCTCACCCTTGAAACCTATGGCGGCCCGGAGGTCGTTCAGCTGCGCCTTGATGTGCCCAAACCCCCAGTGACACCCGGCCACGTATTGATCAAGGTGGCCTGCGCCGGGATCAATTTCATGGATGTGCACACTCGCCAGGGCAAGTACGCCACGTCGGTCACCTATCCGGTACGGCTGCCGTGCATCCTGGGTATGGAAGGGGCCGGTGTGGTGGTTGCGGTGGGCGAGGGTGTGAGCCACCTGGCGCCGGGTGATCGGGTGGCCTGGTGCATTGCCTGGGGCGCGTTCGCTGAATACGCCAGCGTACCTGCCGAGCGAGTGGCGCAGATTCCCAATGCGATCGGCTTCGATCAGGCGGCTGCAGCGATGTTCCAGGGCTGCACCGCCCACTACCTGATTGAAGAGGTCGCACGGTTGCAGGCGGGCAACCGCTGCTTGATCCACGCGGCTTCCGGCAGTATCGGCCAGTTGCTGGTGCAAATGGCCCATCGACTCGGTGCCACGGTGTTCACCACCGGCAGCAGCGTCGAAAAGTGTGCGATTGCCCTTGAGCGTGGTGCCGATCACGCCTGGCTATACGATGGGTTTGCCGAGCGGGTGTTGGAGGCCACGCAGGGGCAGGGGGTGGATGTGGTGTTCGATTCGGTGGGCAAGGCCACCTTGCGCGAGAGTTTCAAGGCGTGCCGCACGCGCGGTTTGATCGTCAATTACGGCAACGTTTCCGGTTCGATCACTGATCTGGACCCGATGGAGTTGGGGGAAGCCGGTTCACTGTTCCTGACGCGCCCACGACTCAACGACCACATGGCCGACGGCCCGACTGTGCAACGGCGTGCCAATGCGGTGTTCGCGGCGATGCTCGAAGGTTCGCTGACAGTGGATATCGAAGGGCATTACGCGCTGGAAGACGTGCAGCAGGTGCACGCGCGGATTGAGGCAAGGCAGCAGATTGGCAAGGCGGTGGTGTGGCTGGACCGTGAACTCCAGTAA
- a CDS encoding LysR family transcriptional regulator, producing the protein MFDWQDLYFFTVLARTQSLSAAARELQVEHATVGRRVDALEKALGVKLVDRLPRSRPLTEEGLALAKMAAGMGEMATDVMRLSRVASIEVAGTVRVSCPPSIAIHCIAPHVARFRTQYPKLNIVLMSSTTLAALDKGEADIALRTVRPDEEALVRRKVGAVRFGLYATPELKQLPAEQWAFIAYDATRDHLPQQAWMHQVRGNRTIAFAASDLITQQMAARAQVGAVVLPTLVGDHDGALVRLATNTEGPVRDIWLTVYPDMRRSPSVKVVMEFLVSCIEGEPQLRR; encoded by the coding sequence ATGTTCGACTGGCAGGATCTGTATTTCTTCACCGTACTGGCGCGCACCCAGTCGCTGTCGGCTGCCGCCCGCGAGCTGCAGGTGGAACACGCCACCGTTGGCCGCCGCGTCGATGCCCTGGAAAAAGCCCTCGGCGTAAAGTTGGTGGATCGCCTGCCCCGCAGCCGACCGTTGACCGAGGAAGGCCTGGCATTGGCGAAGATGGCAGCAGGCATGGGCGAGATGGCCACCGACGTGATGCGCCTGTCCCGCGTGGCCTCCATCGAGGTGGCCGGCACCGTGCGGGTCAGTTGTCCGCCGTCGATTGCCATCCACTGCATCGCGCCCCATGTCGCACGATTCAGGACGCAGTATCCCAAGCTGAATATCGTGTTGATGTCCTCGACAACACTCGCCGCCCTCGACAAAGGCGAAGCCGACATTGCCCTGCGCACGGTGCGTCCCGATGAGGAAGCGCTGGTACGCAGAAAGGTCGGCGCCGTGCGCTTCGGCCTCTATGCCACGCCCGAGCTCAAACAACTGCCTGCTGAACAGTGGGCATTCATTGCCTATGACGCCACCCGCGACCACCTGCCCCAACAGGCGTGGATGCATCAGGTGCGCGGCAACCGCACGATTGCCTTCGCCGCCAGCGACCTGATCACCCAGCAAATGGCCGCCCGCGCCCAGGTGGGTGCAGTGGTGTTGCCCACGCTGGTGGGGGATCACGACGGGGCATTGGTGCGGTTGGCAACAAACACCGAAGGCCCGGTTCGCGATATCTGGCTGACGGTTTACCCGGATATGCGCCGCTCGCCTTCGGTGAAAGTGGTGATGGAGTTTTTGGTGAGTTGTATTGAAGGCGAGCCGCAGTTGCGGCGCTGA
- a CDS encoding (R)-mandelonitrile lyase: protein MALDSPAQETPMLTITPNGSQPSAKGPADYFTGTVRVDSPFKGTDAARVTGAFVTFEPGARTAWHTHPLGQTLIVTAGLGQVQEWGQPVRAIRPGDTVWIAPGVKHWHGATANTAMTHIAINEMLDGKVVDWMEQVSDEQYAAQ from the coding sequence ATGGCACTCGATTCACCCGCACAGGAGACGCCCATGCTGACCATCACGCCCAACGGTTCCCAGCCCTCTGCAAAAGGCCCGGCGGATTATTTCACCGGCACGGTACGCGTCGATTCACCCTTCAAGGGCACCGACGCGGCACGCGTCACCGGGGCCTTCGTCACCTTTGAACCGGGCGCGCGTACCGCGTGGCACACCCATCCGCTGGGCCAGACGTTGATCGTGACCGCAGGCCTGGGCCAGGTTCAGGAATGGGGCCAACCGGTACGGGCAATCCGCCCCGGCGACACGGTCTGGATTGCGCCCGGGGTCAAGCATTGGCATGGCGCCACGGCCAACACCGCCATGACCCATATTGCGATTAACGAAATGCTCGATGGCAAGGTGGTGGACTGGATGGAGCAGGTCAGCGACGAACAGTACGCGGCGCAGTAA
- a CDS encoding aldo/keto reductase: MRRRTLGNSQLEVSALGLGCMGMSFGYGPAADKQQMIALLRNAVEQGVTFFDTAEVYGPFINEELLGEALSPLREQVVIATKFGFAPDPSGNGKWSGLDSRPEHIRQVAEASLERLKTDVIDLFYQHRVDPNVPIEEVAGAVKDLIQEGKVKHFGLSEAGASTIRRAHAVQPVTALQSEYSLWWRKPEAEVLPLLEELGIGLVPYSPLGKGFLTGKFDSQSTFDSSDFRSSLPRFTPDALQANQALVELLRQVAQRKNATPSQIALAWLLAQKPWIVPIPGTTKTSRLTENLGAVEVQLSATELSELDVAAANIAVHGDRYPEALERMTGL; encoded by the coding sequence ATGCGCAGACGCACACTCGGTAACAGCCAACTTGAGGTCTCGGCCCTGGGGCTCGGTTGCATGGGCATGAGCTTTGGCTACGGCCCTGCGGCCGACAAACAGCAGATGATTGCCTTGCTGCGCAATGCGGTTGAACAAGGCGTGACCTTCTTCGATACCGCCGAAGTCTATGGCCCGTTCATCAATGAAGAACTGCTGGGCGAAGCCCTGTCACCGCTGCGTGAGCAGGTGGTGATCGCCACCAAGTTCGGATTTGCCCCGGACCCGTCCGGCAATGGCAAATGGTCCGGTCTCGACAGCCGCCCCGAACATATCCGCCAGGTAGCTGAAGCCTCTCTGGAACGCCTGAAGACCGATGTTATCGACCTGTTTTATCAGCACCGGGTTGATCCGAATGTGCCGATCGAAGAGGTGGCCGGTGCCGTGAAGGATTTGATTCAGGAGGGCAAGGTCAAGCACTTCGGCTTGTCGGAAGCCGGCGCCTCGACCATCCGCCGCGCCCATGCCGTTCAGCCGGTGACCGCTCTGCAAAGTGAGTACTCCCTGTGGTGGCGCAAGCCGGAGGCCGAGGTGCTGCCGCTGCTGGAGGAGCTGGGCATTGGCCTGGTGCCCTATAGCCCGTTGGGCAAAGGCTTCCTGACCGGCAAGTTCGACAGTCAGAGCACCTTTGACAGCTCGGATTTTCGCAGCAGTTTGCCCAGGTTCACGCCTGACGCTTTGCAGGCCAACCAGGCCCTGGTGGAGTTGCTGCGCCAGGTTGCCCAGCGAAAAAACGCCACGCCCTCGCAGATTGCACTGGCCTGGTTGCTGGCCCAGAAGCCCTGGATCGTACCGATTCCAGGCACCACCAAAACCTCGCGCCTGACGGAAAACCTGGGGGCGGTCGAAGTACAGCTCAGCGCGACGGAGCTCAGTGAACTGGACGTCGCCGCTGCCAACATCGCCGTGCATGGCGATCGCTACCCCGAAGCCCTGGAAAGGATGACCGGCCTATGA